One Caldilineales bacterium DNA window includes the following coding sequences:
- a CDS encoding TIGR04255 family protein: protein MSRYYQNSPIVEAVCEFRFAPGQPWDWTVPGLVYDRLKDEFPKKRQQNALQLQLRAEDQEIAQSIKGGVALMQFLRADESALIQVGPDLLTVNHAQPYSNWQTFRGMIERALDTYQNIVKPQGITRIGLRYINRIEIPEHQVTIEDYLLATPRAPQTISQIFAAWAQRIEMPLPQVNGILVLQSGSLPDPQQKKVIFLLDLDLFTAPSSEHLPINLASDWIERAHTEIEQAFEACITDKTRPLFREVITHDE, encoded by the coding sequence ATGAGCAGATACTATCAGAATTCTCCCATTGTCGAAGCTGTCTGTGAGTTCCGCTTTGCGCCGGGCCAACCTTGGGATTGGACGGTGCCAGGCCTCGTTTACGACAGACTCAAGGATGAGTTCCCCAAGAAACGACAACAGAATGCCCTGCAACTGCAGTTACGTGCTGAAGATCAGGAAATTGCACAGAGTATCAAAGGCGGTGTCGCGCTGATGCAGTTTCTGCGCGCCGACGAGAGCGCGCTTATCCAGGTTGGGCCTGATCTCCTGACGGTCAATCATGCACAGCCTTATTCCAATTGGCAGACCTTTAGAGGAATGATCGAGCGTGCATTAGACACATATCAGAATATCGTCAAGCCACAAGGTATTACACGGATCGGCCTGCGCTACATCAATCGTATCGAGATTCCCGAACACCAGGTGACAATTGAGGATTACCTCCTTGCCACACCACGCGCCCCCCAGACGATATCGCAGATCTTTGCGGCGTGGGCGCAGCGGATCGAGATGCCGTTGCCGCAAGTCAATGGTATCCTTGTTCTTCAATCGGGGTCGCTCCCAGATCCGCAGCAAAAAAAAGTGATCTTCTTGCTCGACCTTGATCTCTTCACTGCTCCTTCGAGCGAACACCTGCCCATCAATCTGGCATCAGACTGGATTGAGCGCGCGCATACCGAGATCGAACAAGCATTCGAGGCATGTATCACTGATAAAACTAGGCCATTGTTTAGGGAGGTGATAACTCATGATGAGTGA